One part of the Streptomyces sp. AM 2-1-1 genome encodes these proteins:
- a CDS encoding class I adenylate-forming enzyme family protein — translation MTAPRRAAAAPPPGSLLEVLAHRAALDPGRTALHNGGSSLDFGSWQRRSTALAAGLLARGLRPGDPVGLWYGSTRWTEYAVAYCAVLRAGGVAVPLSDRMAPAAAAHVLSDCRAVAVLHAPGGPPPRLPEGVWAAPGDLIEAEAGEKAPDIAPPAPGASAQYLYTSGTTGLPKGVRATHANLAHGCTLDERRRPLRHSRTFLHSFPIGTNAGQTMLVNCLNAAATGVAAPQFTPLRFARLIEEHTVGSVFLVPATAIELLASPALSRCDLSSVRLVGSTAAALPQPVALRLSQVFEGAQIVNYYTSTEAAPAQITLLFDPGRPGSPGLPAALDQLRITDRDGRPVPAGEAGEIWLRSPASPRSYLGPQENDADVFQGRWVRMGDLGMLDDDGYLHLLDRERDVVKSGAYKVSTIQVENALHAHPEIADAAAFGIPHPVLGSVVAAVVVPRHGEPDVPGLRSFLLDRLAAHELPARFLFRDTLPRNEGGKVLKRELHRLLDDEAIS, via the coding sequence GTGACCGCGCCCCGGCGCGCGGCCGCCGCGCCGCCTCCCGGCTCCCTGCTGGAGGTGCTGGCCCACCGCGCCGCACTCGACCCCGGCCGCACCGCGCTGCACAACGGCGGGAGCAGCCTCGACTTCGGCAGCTGGCAGCGCCGCTCCACCGCCCTCGCCGCAGGCCTCCTCGCGCGCGGGCTGCGCCCCGGGGATCCGGTGGGGCTGTGGTACGGCAGTACCCGCTGGACGGAGTACGCCGTCGCCTACTGCGCGGTGCTGCGGGCAGGCGGGGTCGCCGTACCGCTCAGCGACCGCATGGCACCGGCCGCCGCCGCGCACGTCCTGAGCGACTGCCGGGCGGTCGCCGTCCTGCACGCACCGGGCGGACCGCCGCCACGGCTTCCCGAAGGCGTGTGGGCGGCGCCGGGCGACCTGATCGAGGCCGAGGCGGGCGAGAAGGCGCCGGACATCGCGCCGCCCGCTCCCGGCGCGTCCGCGCAGTACCTCTACACCTCCGGCACCACCGGCCTGCCCAAAGGTGTCCGCGCGACCCATGCCAATCTGGCCCACGGGTGCACCCTCGACGAGCGACGCAGGCCGCTGCGGCACTCCCGTACTTTCCTCCACAGCTTTCCCATAGGGACGAACGCCGGCCAGACGATGCTCGTCAACTGCCTGAACGCGGCTGCCACCGGTGTCGCGGCCCCGCAGTTCACCCCCCTGCGGTTCGCCCGGCTGATCGAGGAGCACACGGTCGGCAGCGTGTTCCTGGTGCCGGCGACCGCCATCGAGCTGCTGGCCTCCCCGGCCCTGTCGCGCTGCGACCTGAGCTCGGTCCGGCTGGTCGGCTCCACCGCCGCGGCGCTGCCGCAGCCCGTCGCGCTGCGCCTGTCGCAGGTCTTCGAGGGTGCGCAGATCGTCAACTACTACACCTCCACCGAGGCCGCGCCCGCACAGATCACCCTCCTCTTCGATCCCGGCCGTCCGGGCTCGCCCGGTCTGCCGGCCGCGCTCGACCAGCTGCGGATCACCGACCGTGACGGCCGCCCCGTTCCCGCGGGCGAGGCCGGTGAGATCTGGCTGCGCTCTCCCGCCTCGCCCCGCTCCTACCTCGGACCGCAGGAGAACGACGCGGACGTCTTCCAGGGCCGGTGGGTGCGGATGGGCGATCTCGGGATGCTGGACGACGACGGCTACCTCCACCTGCTGGACCGGGAACGCGATGTGGTGAAGTCCGGGGCGTACAAGGTCTCCACGATCCAGGTGGAGAACGCGCTGCACGCCCATCCCGAGATCGCCGATGCCGCCGCCTTCGGGATCCCGCACCCGGTGCTCGGCAGTGTGGTGGCGGCCGTGGTGGTCCCCCGGCACGGCGAGCCGGACGTCCCCGGACTGCGGTCCTTCCTGCTGGACCGGCTGGCGGCGCACGAGCTCCCGGCCCGGTTCCTCTTCCGCGACACCCTGCCCCGCAACGAGGGCGGCAAGGTCCTCAAACGTGAACTGCACCGGCTTCTGGACGACGAGGCGATCTCATGA
- a CDS encoding amino acid adenylation domain-containing protein has product MTLPTPSAATAPLGTAATGPVPFDPAPLDPAQHGVWVTEQAMGTGSAYHLSVALHFRGPLDPAALHTAWTSFVHDNPVLAARVDPAGPCLVPGPVPSVRHHTCAPADLAKLQEEESAAAFAPDGALVRPTLFTTGPGCHTLLLVAHHIVFDGESKDVYVSGLARHYRAATQDPVTVDPDRPVPPPSAPALTGQAVDAAARFWAGRWQESSAPALPGQSAHSLVDPVAPAPGNAAEFRIDGRRHARLTATATALRVTRFELLTAAWHALLLRYGNTEPATAVELSTRVPATAGRAGLHVNELPLFTHPRPHAPFQEFVQEVREELRALYAHRPVPLSRAVRGLTPRTALCPLSLSYRRRTTSAQAGFGDELDVRTEWIGFARTARNLAHLQLVDSPDALEGSLQYRAAAFAPEAPARVLTHFLTLLDGVLDAPDTPLAGLPLLPPQELALLLTDTTAAPGNADVSLPALFAAQAAATPDAVAVVDGNDEISYARLDAAVRRFAHRLRERGAGPGSLVGIALPRSAAQLVAVLGVLTAGAAYLPLDPDHPEERLAFIRADSGLTLQVSDAPGPGVLAPEPLGEPGTPPPAPAPPALEDPAYVLYTSGSTGTPKGVEVPHGALANLLAAMVGTAGARPGDRWLGLTSLSFDISTVELFVPLVTGGRVVLVPEGRHRDGDALTGLVERHALTHVQATPSGWRLMLAAGLHAPGLVALTGGEALPAPLAATLRRAVGRLVNVYGPTETTVWSTSADIEADGPVLIGGPLANTRTYVLDERLRPLPYATTGELYIGGSGVAHGYRGRAGLTASRFVPDPFGPPGSRLYRTGDLVRLRTDGRLEFAGRSDTQVKIRGHRIELGEVETALSGHPEVAQALAVLRDGADGEQDRLVAYVVPAPAGPVPSPDALRAHLARSLPAAALPAVYVMLDALPLTPNGKLDRARLPEPPRSRDTTDERVTAGGEQGVVAAVLAIWRHVLDLDDLGPDEDLFDLGGHSLTITSIAGRIRKEFGVSVPFDVFFDSPTVHGVAACVTDLMEENR; this is encoded by the coding sequence ATGACCCTGCCCACACCCTCCGCGGCCACGGCCCCGCTCGGCACGGCTGCGACGGGACCCGTCCCGTTCGATCCGGCCCCGCTGGACCCGGCCCAGCACGGCGTCTGGGTCACCGAACAGGCGATGGGGACCGGTTCCGCCTACCACCTCAGCGTCGCGCTCCACTTCCGGGGGCCGCTGGACCCGGCGGCCCTGCACACCGCGTGGACCTCGTTCGTGCACGACAACCCGGTGCTCGCCGCCCGCGTCGACCCCGCCGGACCGTGTCTGGTCCCCGGGCCGGTTCCCTCCGTGCGACACCACACCTGTGCCCCCGCCGACCTGGCGAAGCTCCAGGAGGAGGAGAGTGCCGCCGCGTTCGCCCCGGACGGTGCCCTGGTCCGCCCGACCCTCTTCACCACCGGCCCCGGCTGCCACACCTTGCTGCTGGTCGCCCACCACATCGTCTTCGACGGCGAGTCCAAGGACGTCTACGTGTCCGGGCTGGCGCGTCACTACCGGGCCGCGACCCAGGACCCCGTCACCGTGGACCCGGACCGGCCCGTACCCCCTCCGTCCGCGCCCGCCCTCACCGGACAGGCCGTCGACGCCGCGGCCCGGTTCTGGGCCGGCCGCTGGCAGGAGAGCTCCGCTCCGGCCCTTCCGGGACAGTCCGCGCACTCCCTGGTCGACCCGGTCGCACCCGCTCCCGGGAACGCTGCCGAATTCCGGATCGACGGCCGGCGGCACGCCCGCCTGACCGCCACCGCGACCGCACTCCGCGTCACCCGGTTCGAACTGCTGACCGCCGCCTGGCACGCGCTCCTGCTGCGCTACGGCAACACCGAGCCCGCCACCGCCGTCGAGCTCTCGACCCGCGTCCCGGCCACAGCCGGACGGGCCGGGCTCCACGTCAACGAGCTGCCGCTCTTCACGCACCCCCGTCCGCACGCCCCGTTCCAGGAGTTCGTCCAGGAGGTCCGGGAGGAGCTGCGCGCCCTGTACGCCCACCGACCGGTGCCGCTGAGCCGTGCCGTCCGTGGGCTGACGCCGCGCACCGCGCTGTGCCCGCTCTCCCTCAGCTACCGGCGCCGCACCACCTCGGCGCAGGCCGGTTTCGGTGACGAGCTGGATGTCCGTACCGAGTGGATCGGCTTCGCCCGTACCGCCCGCAACCTCGCCCACCTCCAGCTCGTCGACTCACCGGACGCGCTGGAGGGCAGCCTGCAGTACCGCGCGGCCGCCTTCGCCCCCGAAGCCCCCGCACGTGTCCTGACCCACTTCCTCACCCTGCTGGACGGCGTGCTGGACGCGCCGGACACCCCCCTCGCCGGCCTGCCGTTGCTCCCGCCGCAGGAACTCGCGCTCCTGCTCACCGACACCACGGCCGCGCCCGGCAATGCCGACGTCAGCCTGCCCGCCCTGTTCGCGGCCCAGGCAGCGGCCACCCCGGACGCCGTCGCCGTCGTCGACGGGAACGACGAGATCAGCTACGCCCGGCTCGACGCGGCGGTACGCCGGTTCGCGCACCGGCTGCGCGAACGGGGCGCCGGCCCCGGCAGCCTGGTCGGCATCGCCCTGCCCAGGTCCGCCGCCCAGCTCGTCGCCGTGCTCGGGGTGCTCACCGCCGGCGCGGCCTACCTGCCGCTCGACCCCGACCACCCCGAGGAGCGGCTGGCGTTCATCCGCGCCGACTCCGGCCTCACTCTTCAGGTCTCCGACGCCCCCGGGCCCGGCGTCCTCGCCCCGGAACCCCTCGGCGAGCCCGGCACCCCACCACCCGCCCCGGCCCCGCCGGCCCTCGAAGACCCCGCGTACGTGCTGTACACCTCGGGCTCCACCGGCACGCCCAAGGGGGTCGAGGTGCCGCACGGGGCGCTGGCGAACCTGCTGGCCGCGATGGTCGGGACAGCCGGCGCGCGGCCCGGGGACCGCTGGCTCGGCCTCACCTCCCTCTCCTTCGACATCTCCACCGTCGAGCTCTTCGTCCCGCTCGTCACGGGCGGTCGCGTCGTCCTCGTACCGGAGGGGCGGCACCGCGACGGCGACGCGCTCACCGGTCTCGTGGAACGTCACGCGCTCACTCATGTTCAGGCCACACCGAGCGGCTGGCGGCTGATGCTCGCCGCCGGACTGCACGCCCCCGGGCTCGTCGCGCTCACCGGCGGTGAAGCGCTGCCCGCGCCCCTCGCGGCCACGCTGCGCCGCGCCGTGGGGCGGCTGGTCAACGTCTACGGTCCGACGGAGACCACGGTCTGGTCGACTTCCGCCGACATCGAGGCGGACGGCCCCGTCCTCATCGGCGGGCCGCTGGCCAATACCCGTACGTACGTCCTGGACGAGCGCCTGCGCCCGCTGCCGTACGCGACGACCGGCGAGCTGTACATCGGAGGCAGCGGCGTCGCGCACGGGTACCGCGGGCGGGCCGGGCTCACCGCGAGCCGGTTCGTGCCCGACCCCTTCGGGCCGCCCGGCTCGCGCCTCTACCGCACCGGGGATCTGGTCCGGCTCCGGACCGACGGAAGGCTGGAGTTCGCGGGCCGGTCCGACACCCAGGTCAAGATCCGCGGACACCGGATCGAACTCGGCGAGGTCGAGACCGCGCTCTCGGGACATCCGGAGGTGGCCCAGGCCCTGGCCGTGCTCCGCGACGGTGCGGACGGCGAACAGGACCGGCTCGTGGCATACGTCGTACCCGCACCGGCCGGCCCGGTGCCGTCCCCCGACGCCCTGCGCGCTCATCTGGCCCGGAGTCTGCCGGCCGCCGCGCTGCCCGCGGTGTACGTGATGCTCGACGCCCTTCCGCTCACTCCCAACGGGAAACTCGACCGGGCCCGTCTGCCCGAGCCGCCGCGGAGCCGCGACACGACCGACGAGCGGGTCACCGCCGGCGGGGAGCAGGGAGTCGTCGCCGCCGTGCTGGCGATCTGGCGGCACGTGCTCGACCTGGACGACCTCGGGCCCGACGAGGACCTGTTCGACCTGGGCGGTCACTCACTGACCATCACCTCCATCGCGGGCCGCATCCGCAAGGAGTTCGGCGTGTCGGTCCCCTTCGACGTCTTCTTCGACAGCCCCACCGTCCACGGTGTCGCAGCCTGCGTCACCGACCTCATGGAGGAGAACAGATGA
- a CDS encoding MbtH family NRPS accessory protein, with translation MNASIRYQVVVNEEEQHALWPAESLPPQGWQPDGFSGTEDECVVHVDEVWPDIRPLSLRRRLAEQEQL, from the coding sequence ATGAACGCGAGCATCCGCTACCAGGTGGTGGTCAACGAGGAGGAGCAGCACGCCCTCTGGCCGGCCGAGTCGCTCCCGCCGCAGGGCTGGCAGCCGGACGGATTCAGCGGCACGGAGGACGAGTGCGTGGTCCACGTCGACGAGGTCTGGCCCGACATCAGGCCGCTGAGCCTGCGCCGCCGGCTGGCGGAGCAGGAACAGCTGTGA
- a CDS encoding acyl carrier protein: MSGAAPATGTRARLAGLIREAMDGQIGTDELLGSRATLTEVGVTSLGLLRLADALEEEFGVEVDLADPSFYRETVDTLAARVDAADVGEPRE; this comes from the coding sequence GTGAGCGGCGCCGCCCCCGCCACCGGGACGCGCGCCCGGCTCGCCGGGCTGATCCGCGAGGCCATGGACGGGCAGATCGGCACGGACGAACTCCTCGGGTCCCGGGCGACCCTGACCGAGGTGGGTGTCACCTCGCTGGGCCTGCTGAGGCTGGCCGACGCCCTGGAGGAGGAGTTCGGTGTCGAGGTCGACCTCGCCGACCCGTCGTTCTACCGGGAAACCGTGGACACACTGGCCGCCCGGGTCGACGCCGCGGACGTCGGAGAGCCCCGTGAGTGA
- a CDS encoding condensation domain-containing protein has product MSEAEVPAADLAVDVVEVPFAGDRSGTAPLTWGQQAIWNAILRTAPNDIYFNIGRLLPLPERGRTTGVTQLTAAVAALMERHEALRTRLRGTERTPEQSLSDSGRLPLTVIDEPRPEHADAAARHLLERLSATRFDYEREWPLRVGAVRSGDRVTHAVLVLCHLACDGHAAEQVVRDLRLLLVRGSAGRKPRTTPMDLSVEQHGPVGVRRSERALAHWESFYRSIPPTMFPQQAATPRTPRFWSGRLVSEALAMATDALAAVHRVSGSTVLMTGMAALVAADGGHGTAAMMPIVANRTSADHRDLVAMLSQDAPFLLDTTGAVRFTDLLPVAWRAAMAGYRAAAYDPVAWEALRERIGRERGTPVHPYCCYNDQRFFARPPADGPPPGAEELRRARTRTRFSFPATQEWLGCRYCVHVTEEQGTLAVMLTADTAYLPPAAIRAHLEALEELITAAACGSSPLLADLPGLLGRGDGDRT; this is encoded by the coding sequence GTGAGTGAGGCGGAGGTCCCCGCCGCGGACCTCGCGGTGGACGTGGTCGAGGTCCCCTTCGCCGGGGACCGCTCGGGGACGGCGCCGTTGACCTGGGGGCAGCAGGCGATCTGGAACGCGATCCTGCGGACCGCCCCGAACGACATCTACTTCAACATCGGTCGGCTCCTCCCCCTGCCGGAGCGCGGCCGGACGACCGGGGTCACGCAGCTGACCGCCGCGGTGGCGGCGTTGATGGAACGCCATGAGGCCCTGCGGACCAGGCTGCGCGGAACGGAGCGGACGCCGGAGCAGTCGCTGTCGGACTCGGGCCGGCTGCCGCTGACCGTGATCGACGAACCACGGCCGGAGCATGCGGACGCGGCCGCACGACATCTGCTCGAACGGCTGAGTGCCACCCGGTTCGACTACGAACGGGAGTGGCCGCTGCGGGTCGGCGCGGTGCGCAGCGGGGACAGGGTGACGCACGCGGTGCTGGTGCTGTGCCATCTCGCCTGCGACGGGCACGCCGCCGAACAGGTGGTGCGCGACCTGCGGCTGTTGCTGGTACGCGGCTCCGCCGGCCGGAAGCCGCGCACCACCCCGATGGATCTCTCCGTGGAACAGCACGGACCGGTGGGGGTGCGTCGCAGCGAGCGGGCGCTGGCCCATTGGGAGTCCTTCTACCGCAGCATCCCTCCGACGATGTTTCCCCAGCAGGCCGCAACCCCCCGGACCCCCCGGTTCTGGAGCGGCCGGCTGGTGTCGGAAGCCCTCGCCATGGCCACCGACGCGCTGGCCGCCGTGCACCGCGTCAGCGGGTCGACGGTACTGATGACGGGCATGGCGGCTCTCGTCGCGGCCGACGGCGGACACGGCACGGCTGCGATGATGCCCATCGTCGCCAACCGCACCTCCGCGGACCACCGGGATCTGGTGGCGATGCTGTCCCAGGACGCTCCGTTCCTCCTCGACACCACCGGAGCCGTACGGTTCACGGACCTGCTGCCGGTTGCGTGGCGTGCGGCGATGGCCGGGTACCGGGCCGCCGCGTACGACCCCGTCGCGTGGGAGGCGCTCCGTGAGCGGATCGGCAGGGAACGCGGCACGCCTGTGCATCCGTACTGCTGCTACAACGACCAGCGGTTCTTCGCGCGCCCGCCGGCGGACGGCCCTCCGCCGGGAGCGGAGGAGTTGAGGAGGGCCCGGACGCGTACGCGGTTCTCCTTCCCCGCCACCCAGGAATGGCTGGGCTGCCGCTACTGCGTCCATGTGACCGAGGAACAGGGCACGCTCGCGGTCATGTTGACCGCCGACACCGCCTACCTGCCGCCGGCGGCGATCCGGGCGCACCTGGAGGCGCTGGAGGAACTGATCACCGCCGCCGCGTGCGGGTCCTCCCCGCTGCTGGCCGATCTGCCCGGGCTGCTGGGGCGCGGGGACGGCGACCGCACCTGA
- a CDS encoding phospholipase has protein sequence MRRQIALLLGTVSLSLPLALLPAASASAAPADKSQVLSSWTQTSASSYSSWNAARNNQGAWAAYGFDWSTDYCSTSPDNPFGFPFRTACARHDFGYRNYKAAGTFSANKARLDSALYADLKRVCAAYTGAKLTSCNSTAWTYYHAVDIFGIAPAGTTTAEPARSA, from the coding sequence ATGCGTCGCCAGATCGCCCTGTTGCTCGGCACCGTCTCCCTCTCACTCCCGCTCGCCCTGCTGCCCGCCGCATCCGCCTCGGCCGCGCCTGCGGACAAGTCCCAGGTACTCAGCTCATGGACCCAGACGAGCGCCTCCAGCTACAGCAGTTGGAATGCCGCCCGCAACAACCAGGGCGCGTGGGCGGCCTACGGCTTCGACTGGTCGACCGACTACTGCAGCACCTCGCCCGACAACCCGTTCGGCTTCCCGTTCCGGACGGCCTGCGCCCGCCACGACTTCGGCTACCGCAACTACAAGGCCGCCGGCACGTTCTCCGCCAACAAGGCGCGCCTCGACTCCGCCCTCTACGCCGACCTCAAGCGCGTCTGCGCCGCCTACACCGGCGCGAAACTGACCTCGTGCAACTCCACGGCCTGGACGTATTACCACGCGGTGGACATCTTCGGCATCGCACCGGCCGGGACGACCACCGCCGAACCGGCCCGGTCCGCCTGA
- a CDS encoding pectate lyase — MRKPVALRLSAAVATAALAAATGVIVSMPSASAATGGVTGYATQNGGTTGGAGGQVVKATTGTAIHQALCSRATSSTPIIIQVEGTINHANTAKVSGDSCNTAAGVIELKQISNVTLVGVGSGAVFDQLGIHIRQSSNIIIQNVTVKNVKKSGSPTSNGGDAIGMESDVRNVWVDHTSLEASGGEAEGFDGLFDMKDNTQYVTLSYSTLRNSGRGGLIGSSETELSNGFVTFHHNLYENLDSRTPLLRGGIAHIYNNYYVKLNESGINSRAGARAKVDNNYFKDSKDVLGTFYTDAAGYWQVSGNTFDNVTWSARASENNPAGPNPTSNTTVSIPYSYSLDAAGCVPSIVAKTAGANKGLQVSDGNCTPTTPTENPTTPTPTPTTATPTPTTGPTQPSGTNLSLGAGADGSSKASGTSFGNVKDGSLSTFWSPAGSTGSVSVKWDAATSVSSINIRQASGSTIGAWRVLNGDTGAVLTSGTGAGTISFAKTSLRKITFEITSSSGTPKIAEFETYA; from the coding sequence ATGAGGAAACCAGTCGCACTGCGACTCTCCGCAGCAGTGGCCACGGCGGCCCTGGCCGCGGCGACCGGTGTCATCGTGTCGATGCCCTCGGCATCGGCCGCGACCGGTGGTGTCACCGGCTACGCCACCCAGAACGGCGGGACCACCGGTGGAGCCGGCGGCCAGGTCGTGAAGGCCACCACGGGCACCGCGATCCACCAGGCCCTGTGCAGCCGCGCCACCAGCAGCACCCCGATCATCATCCAGGTGGAGGGGACGATCAACCACGCCAACACCGCCAAGGTGTCGGGCGACAGCTGCAACACCGCCGCGGGTGTGATCGAGCTCAAGCAGATCAGCAACGTCACCCTGGTGGGCGTCGGCAGCGGCGCGGTCTTCGACCAGCTCGGCATCCACATCCGCCAGTCCAGCAACATCATCATCCAGAACGTGACGGTCAAGAACGTCAAGAAGTCGGGTTCGCCCACCTCCAACGGCGGCGACGCCATCGGCATGGAGAGCGACGTCCGCAACGTCTGGGTCGACCACACCTCGCTGGAGGCCTCCGGTGGTGAGGCCGAAGGGTTCGACGGCCTCTTCGACATGAAGGACAACACGCAGTACGTCACGTTGTCCTACAGCACCCTGCGCAACTCCGGGCGCGGCGGCCTCATCGGGTCCAGCGAGACCGAACTCTCCAACGGCTTCGTCACGTTCCACCACAACCTGTACGAGAACCTCGACTCCCGTACCCCCCTGCTGCGTGGCGGCATCGCGCACATCTACAACAACTACTACGTCAAGCTCAACGAGTCCGGTATCAACTCCCGTGCCGGCGCCCGCGCGAAGGTGGACAACAACTACTTCAAGGACTCCAAGGACGTCCTGGGCACCTTCTACACCGACGCGGCCGGCTACTGGCAGGTCAGCGGCAACACCTTCGACAACGTGACCTGGTCCGCGCGCGCCTCGGAGAACAACCCCGCCGGACCCAACCCCACGTCCAACACCACGGTCAGCATCCCCTACTCCTACAGTCTCGACGCGGCCGGCTGCGTGCCGAGCATCGTGGCGAAGACGGCCGGCGCCAACAAGGGCCTCCAGGTCTCGGACGGCAACTGCACGCCGACCACGCCCACGGAGAACCCGACCACGCCCACGCCGACCCCCACCACGGCCACCCCCACGCCGACCACGGGCCCCACGCAGCCGAGCGGCACCAACCTCAGCCTCGGCGCAGGCGCCGACGGGTCCAGCAAGGCGAGCGGGACGAGCTTCGGCAACGTCAAGGACGGTAGCCTGAGCACCTTCTGGTCGCCCGCCGGATCGACCGGCTCCGTCTCCGTCAAGTGGGACGCCGCCACCTCGGTCTCCTCGATCAACATCCGTCAGGCGTCCGGCTCCACCATCGGCGCGTGGCGGGTCCTCAACGGTGACACCGGTGCCGTCCTGACCTCCGGTACCGGCGCAGGCACCATCTCCTTCGCCAAGACCTCGCTCCGCAAGATCACCTTCGAGATCACCAGCTCGAGCGGCACCCCGAAGATCGCCGAGTTCGAGACGTACGCCTGA
- a CDS encoding glycosyl hydrolase family 18 protein: protein MRLTGSLRTVVTATVTAVAAAGLTLLGAPAQAATPLPSHVFAPYFETWTGDSPAALAAQSGAKHLTMAFLQTATPGSCTLYWSGDTGMPIAASSFGNDIKTIQAAGGDVIPSFGGYTADTTGTEIAESCTDVNQIAAAYERVITTYEVSRLDMDIEVDSLNNTAGIDRRNKAIKLVQDWAAANGRKVEISYTLPTTTSGLAPDALAVLRNAVANGARVDVANLMTFDYYDNASHNMANDTQTAAQGLVNQLATLYPSKTSAQLWGMVGITEMPGVDDFGPAETFTLANATQVYNWAVSKGINLLSFWALQRDNGSCPGGAAADGCSGIQQNTWDFSHIFAPFTSGTTAPANDFSLTATPASATVAAGGSVTSSVKTAVTAGSAQTVSLKVSGAPAGVTASLSPASVTAGGSSTLTLATTPAVASGTYTISVTGTGTSGSHTATYALKVTGGATNQCTAAPWASGSVYTGGQQVSYQGHTWKAQWWTQGEVPGTTGQWGVWVDLGAC, encoded by the coding sequence ATGAGACTCACCGGCTCACTCCGCACGGTCGTCACCGCCACGGTCACGGCGGTGGCCGCCGCAGGCCTCACGCTGCTGGGCGCGCCCGCCCAGGCGGCTACGCCTCTGCCGTCGCACGTCTTCGCGCCGTACTTCGAGACCTGGACCGGGGACAGCCCCGCCGCGCTGGCCGCCCAGTCCGGCGCCAAGCACCTCACCATGGCGTTCCTCCAGACCGCCACCCCCGGATCCTGCACGCTGTACTGGAGCGGGGACACCGGGATGCCGATCGCCGCGTCCTCGTTCGGCAACGACATCAAGACCATCCAGGCCGCGGGCGGCGACGTCATCCCCTCGTTCGGCGGTTACACGGCCGACACCACGGGCACCGAGATCGCGGAGAGCTGCACCGACGTCAACCAGATCGCGGCGGCCTACGAGAGGGTCATCACCACGTACGAGGTGTCCCGGCTGGACATGGACATCGAGGTCGACTCGCTGAACAACACCGCGGGCATCGATCGCCGCAACAAGGCCATCAAGCTCGTCCAGGACTGGGCCGCCGCCAACGGGCGCAAGGTCGAGATCTCGTACACCCTGCCGACGACCACCTCCGGCCTCGCGCCCGACGCACTCGCCGTCCTGCGGAACGCGGTCGCCAACGGCGCGCGGGTCGACGTGGCGAACCTGATGACGTTCGACTACTACGACAACGCCTCCCACAACATGGCGAACGACACCCAGACCGCGGCCCAGGGACTCGTCAACCAGCTGGCCACGCTCTATCCCTCCAAGACCTCGGCGCAGTTGTGGGGCATGGTCGGCATCACGGAGATGCCGGGCGTCGACGACTTCGGCCCCGCCGAGACCTTCACCCTCGCCAACGCCACCCAGGTCTACAACTGGGCGGTCTCCAAGGGCATCAACCTCCTTTCGTTCTGGGCGCTCCAGCGCGACAACGGCAGCTGCCCCGGCGGCGCCGCGGCGGACGGCTGCTCGGGCATCCAGCAGAACACCTGGGACTTCTCCCACATCTTCGCGCCGTTCACGAGCGGCACCACGGCCCCGGCCAACGACTTCTCGCTGACTGCCACTCCGGCCTCCGCCACGGTGGCGGCCGGCGGTTCGGTCACCAGCTCGGTCAAGACCGCGGTGACCGCCGGCTCCGCGCAGACGGTGAGCCTCAAGGTCAGCGGCGCACCGGCGGGCGTCACCGCCTCGCTCAGCCCCGCCTCGGTGACGGCGGGCGGCAGTTCGACGCTCACCCTGGCGACGACCCCGGCCGTCGCCTCGGGTACGTACACGATCAGCGTGACCGGTACCGGCACGTCGGGGAGCCACACCGCGACCTACGCGCTCAAGGTCACCGGCGGTGCGACGAACCAGTGCACGGCGGCCCCGTGGGCCTCGGGGTCGGTCTACACGGGTGGGCAGCAGGTCTCGTACCAGGGCCACACCTGGAAGGCGCAGTGGTGGACGCAGGGCGAGGTGCCCGGAACCACCGGGCAGTGGGGCGTGTGGGTGGATCTCGGCGCCTGCTGA